The following proteins are co-located in the Cutaneotrichosporon cavernicola HIS019 DNA, chromosome: 3 genome:
- a CDS encoding uncharacterized protein (epoxide hydrolase) encodes MSFYTLPHAPTIPVIEFHPHVPDAAIADLRHRLAYTAPRARTWDNTNGPGHLGTSHDWVSDMIEKWRAFDWRAVEAEIASFPSYHATVEYKGYKYKIHFLALFSAKRDATPIVFSHGWPGSVLEFVPMLNHIKSKYSPATLPNHIIVPALVGYGFSSPPPTDLAFGSYDNAAILDKMMAGLGFGREGGRGGYYAQGGDIGSFVTRQLTKFDSCIGIHLNFFPMGVPNGASVDDLDETDAKAMARGMTWRQWGEGYRVEHSTKPATIGAVLDSSPVAVLCWIGEKLEGINIKDRAKKLHFILADLSLYWYTNTAATCIWEYRSAWGKDGHMNEDYPAHIDKPVGYSQFMLEIMPTPIPFMKRVANIVHAKRHLEGGHFAALDEPVALWEDVQDYVKVASTAGAKL; translated from the exons ATGTCATTCTACACCCTCCCGCACGCGCCCACGATCCCCGTGATCGAGTTCCACCCACACGTCCCCGACGCAgccatcgccgacctccGCCATCGCCTGGCTTACACAGCACCCCGTGCGAGGACATGGGATAACACCAACGGCCCGGGACACCTAGGCACGAGCCACGACTGGGTCTCGGACATGATTGAGAAATGGCGCGCCTTCGACTG gcgcgcggtcgaggccgagatcgcCTCGTTCCCCTCCTACCACGCGACGGTAGAATACAAGGGCTACAAGTACAAGATCCACTTCCTGGCTCTCTTCAGCGCTaagcgcgacgcgacgccgaTTGTATTCTCGCACGGATGGCCCGGTTCCGTCCTCGAGTTCGTGCCCATGCTCAACCACATCAAGTCCAAGTACAGCCCGGCGACGCTTCCAAACCACATCATCGTCCCGGCACTGGTCGGGTACGGattctcctcgccgccgccgaccgaCCTCGCCTTTGGGAGTTACGATAATGCTGCTATCCTGGACAAGATGATGGCGGGTCTTGGGTTTGGGCGtgagggtgggaggggcggATACTATGCCCAAGGCGGGGATATTGGGAGCTTTGTGACTCGTCAGCTCACCAAGTTTGACAGTTGCATTG gcaTCCACCTCAACTTCTTCCCGATGGGCGTGCCGAACGGTGCGTCGGTTGACGACCTGGACGAGaccgacgccaaggccatGGCGCGGGGCATGACGTGGCGCCAGTGGGGCGAGGGCTACCGCGTCGAGCACTCGACCAAGCCGGCAACAATCGGCGCAGTCCTCGACTCGTCGCCTGTCGCCGTGCTCTGCTGGATCGGCGAGAAACTCGAGGGCATTAACATCAAGGACCGCGCCAAGAAACTCCACTTCATCCTGGCCGACCTCAGCCTGTACTGGTACACCAACACGGCCGCCACGTGTATTTGGGAATACCGCTCT GCTTGGGGCAAGGACGGACATATGAACGAAGACTACCCCGCTCATATTGACAAGCCGGTCGGATACTCGCAGTTCATGCTCGAGATCATGCCTACGCCTATCCCGTTCATGAAGCGCGTCGCGAATATTGTGCACGCCAAGCGTCACCTCGAGGGAGGGCACTTTGCTGCCCTCGATGAGCCTGTTGCGCTGTGGGAGGACGTACAGGATTACGTCAAGGTTGCGAGCACGGCGGGCGCCAAGCTCTGA